A genome region from Anastrepha obliqua isolate idAnaObli1 chromosome 4, idAnaObli1_1.0, whole genome shotgun sequence includes the following:
- the LOC129246109 gene encoding sapecin-like: MKTIILFAGLICAFCLFHGTKAAPADATTLELEGDQLAVLKDEPVAELSRQKRATCDLLSGTGVNHSACAAHCVLRGNRGGYCNDRAVCVCRN; this comes from the coding sequence ATGAAGACAATCATACTTTTCGCCGGTCTTATCTGCGCTTTCTGCTTGTTTCATGGCACCAAGGCCGCACCTGCTGATGCAACTACTCTGGAACTAGAAGGGGACCAGTTGGCCGTGCTGAAGGATGAACCTGTGGCAGAATTGAGTCGTCAAAAGCGTGCCACATGCGATCTACTGAGTGGAACTGGCGTCAATCATAGCGCTTGTGCCGCCCACTGTGTACTTCGTGGCAATCGTGGGGGTTACTGTAACGATCGCGCTGTGTGCGTCTGCCGTAACTGA
- the LOC129243722 gene encoding defensin-B-like: MKIIALLAFLICSFCILGTIAALADETAFTAADGISLPAQLATEREMAVENLVRQKRFTCNSYACSAHCIILGKRQGGYCNRQNACVCRK, from the coding sequence ATGAAGATCATCGCACTTTTGGCTTTCCTCATCTGTTCTTTCTGTATTCTCGGTACAATCGCCGCACTTGCTGACGAAACCGCCTTTACAGCGGCTGATGGTATAAGCTTACCCGCACAGTTAGCTACGGAAAGGGAGATGGCTGTTGAAAATTTGGTTCGTCAGAAACGTTTCACTTGCAATAGTTACGCCTGTTCAGCCCATTGCATAATACTTGGCAAGCGTCAAGGAGGTTATTGTAACCGTCAAAATGCCTGCGTTTGCCGCAAGTAA
- the LOC129243719 gene encoding defensin coprisin-like, translating into MKTIVLFAGLIYAFCLFTAASTKPAAEGAALEAIDVNPLLEQLAVENSEPVVHLNRQKRFTCDVLKSPPACSAHCVALGKWRGGFCRRGTCICRQ; encoded by the coding sequence atGAAGACAATTGTACTTTTTGCTGGACTGATCTACGCTTTTTGCCTATTCACGGCCGCCAGTACCAAGCCTGCGGCGGAAGGAGCTGCTCTGGAAGCAATAGACGTGAATCCTCTATTGGAACAGTTGGCCGTGGAAAACTCGGAGCCTGTGGTGCATTTGAATCGCCAAAAGCGTTTCACTTGTGACGTGCTCAAAAGCCCTCCAGCGTGTTCCGCCCATTGCGTTGCACTGGGCAAATGGCGTGGCGGTTTTTGCCGTCGGGGTACATGCATTTGTCGGCAGTGA
- the LOC129243721 gene encoding phormicin-like: MKTIVLFAGLICAFCLFRATQAAPADLAAFEPNQVELVLLKEDPLVEEVTRPKRATCDLLSGFGVNHSACAAHCLLRGNRGGYCNGRGVCVCRN; this comes from the coding sequence atgaaGACAATCGTGCTTTTCGCTGGTCTTATTTGCGCTTTCTGCTTGTTCCGTGCCACCCAAGCGGCGCCTGCTGATTTAGCTGCCTTCGAACCAAACCAAGTTGAGTTGGTATTACTGAAGGAGGATCCATTAGTTGAGGAGGTAACTCGTCCAAAGCGCGCCACCTGCGATTTACTGAGCGGTTTTGGTGTTAATCACAGCGCGTGTGCTGCTCATTGCCTACTTCGCGGCAATCGTGGCGGTTACTGTAATGGGCGTGGTGTCTGTGTCTGCCGCAACTGA